In one Cyprinus carpio isolate SPL01 chromosome B2, ASM1834038v1, whole genome shotgun sequence genomic region, the following are encoded:
- the pde4ca gene encoding cAMP-specific 3',5'-cyclic phosphodiesterase 4D isoform X8, whose protein sequence is MSRNSSTASELEESLKHWEVNWLNRHGEDMIVTPFAQILASLRTVRSNFAVLTHQQDRVLSKRPTGSNPPSMCKTSLPEEPFHKLAVETLDELDWCLEQLDTLKTRHSVSEMASNKFKRMLNRELTQLSETSKSGNQVSEFISSTFLEKQHDMEIMSPPTKEKEKKKRPMSQISGVKKPTHSSSVAASSIPRFGISTDQEDLLAKELEDFDKWGVDIFKISAYSGNRPLTVAMYTIFQERDLLKSFKIPVDTFITYMMALEENYHSDVAYHNSIHAADVVQSTNVLLSTPALEAVFTDLEILAAMFASAIHDVDHPGVSNQFLINTNSELALMYNDSSVLENHHLAVGFKLLQEENCDIFQNLTKKQRQSLRKMVIDMVLATDMSKHMNLLADLKTMVETKKVTSLGVLLLDNYSDRIQVLQNMVHCADLSNPTKPLELYRQWTDRIMVEFFTQGDRERDKGMEISPMCDKHNASIEKSQVGFIDYIVHPLWETWADLVHPDAQEILDTLEDNREWYQSMIPHSPTSTPEDKVDVVGMGAIGGGIASAGEKFQFELTLEEEGESDIDSPIDEEFTSTTQDSSRTDPEGKHPSSAPRTQTARSPGCRTMSFKMGEPPDSEDEDRELDQEGKSVSCLRLGT, encoded by the exons ATGTCCCGAAACTCATCCACGGCCAGTGAGCT GGAAGAGAGTTTGAAGCACTGGGAAGTCAACTGGCTAAATCG ACATGGAGAAGACATGATCGTTACACCATTTGCACAG ATCCTTGCCAGCTTGAGGACTGTGCGGAGCAACTTTGCTGTTTTGACCCATCAGCAAGACCGTGTCCTGAGCAA GAGGCCCACTGGAAGCAACCCACCATCCATGTGCAAGACAAGCCTTCCAG AGGAGCCGTTTCACAAGTTGGCAGTGGAGACTCTGGATGAGCTGGACTGGTGTCTCGAACAGCTCGATACTCTCAAGACACGTCACTCAGTCAGTGAGATGGCATCTAACAAG TTCAAAAGGATGCTGAATCGAGAACTAACCCAGCTGTCAGAAACTAGCAAGTCAGGAAACCAGGTCTCAGAGTTCATCTCCAGCACCTTCTTAG AGAAGCAACATGATATGGAGATTATGTCCCCCCCAACcaaggagaaggagaagaaaaagCGGCCCATGTCTCAGATCAGTGGAGTGAAGAAACCCACACACAGCTCCAGTGTCGCAGCTTCCAGCATCCCACGCTTTGGCATCAGCACTGACCAGGAAGATCTGCTGGCCAAG GAGTTGGAGGACTTTGACAAATGGGGTGTGGATATTTTCAAGATATCGGCGTATTCTGGCAACCGACCCCTAACGGTAGCGATGTACACAATCTTTCAG GAAAGAGACCTGTTGAAATCCTTCAAAATCCCTGTAGACACATTTATTACCTACATGATGGCATTGGAGGAGAACTACCACTCAGATGTAGCGTACCATAATAGCATCCACGCAGCTGACGTGGTCCAGTCCACCAATGTCCTGCTGTCCACCCCTGCCCTGGAG GCTGTATTCACCGACCTTGAGATCTTGGCCGCAATGTTTGCCAGTGCAATACATGACGTGGACCACCCTGGAGTGTCCAACCAGTTCCTCATCAACACAA ACTCGGAGTTGGCTCTCATGTACAACGATTCCTCTGTTCTGGAGAACCACCACCTGGCTGTTGGCTTCAAACTGCTGCAGGAAGAAAACTGTGACATTTTCCAGAACCTGACCAAGAAACAGAGGCAGTCGCTGCGCAAAATGGTCATTGACATG GTCCTAGCCACTGATATGTCAAAGCATATGAACCTGTTAGCGGATCTCAAGACCATGGTAGAGACCAAGAAGGTGACAAGTCTGGGCGTGCTGCTGTTAGATAACTACTCTGATCGCATTCAG GTTCTTCAGAACATGGTGCATTGTGCTGACCTGAGCAACCCAACAAAGCCCCTGGAGCTGTACCGCCAGTGGACGGATCGCATCATGGTGGAGTTTTTTACTCAGGGGGACCGAGAGAGAGATAAGGGTATGGAGATCAGCCCCATGTGCGACAAACACAATGCTTCCATTGAGAAATCACAG GTGGGCTTTATTGACTACATCGTGCACCCGCTATGGGAGACCTGGGCGGATCTGGTTCATCCTGATGCCCAGGAGATTCTCGACACGCTGGAGGACAACCGTGAGTGGTACCAGAGCATGATCCCCCACAGTCCCACCTCCACCCCTGAGGACAAGGTCGATGTGGTCGGGATGGGAGCGATAGGTGGAGGCATCGCCTCAGCGGGGGAGAAATTCCAGTTCGAGCTGACCTTGGAGGAAGAAGGGGAGTCTGACATCGATAGTCCCATAGACGAAGAGTTCACTTCCACCACACAGGATTCCTCCAGGACAGATCCAGAAGGCAAACATCCGTCTTCAGCTCCCCGCACACAGACCGCTCGCTCCCCCGGCTGCAGGACAATGTCTTTTAAGATGGGCGAGCCGCCAGACAGTGAAGATGAAGATAGAGAACTTGACCAAGAAGGGAAAAGCGTGTCTTGCCTGCGTCTTGGAACATAA
- the pde4ca gene encoding cAMP-specific 3',5'-cyclic phosphodiesterase 4D isoform X9, with protein MAAGAPGAGLSSAVPPHSVWTARLLLKRGTRAIWNVSVACAPARRSFCFVKASFGAEMPDVSYLLSVSWMYVQFKRMLNRELTQLSETSKSGNQVSEFISSTFLEKQHDMEIMSPPTKEKEKKKRPMSQISGVKKPTHSSSVAASSIPRFGISTDQEDLLAKELEDFDKWGVDIFKISAYSGNRPLTVAMYTIFQERDLLKSFKIPVDTFITYMMALEENYHSDVAYHNSIHAADVVQSTNVLLSTPALEAVFTDLEILAAMFASAIHDVDHPGVSNQFLINTNSELALMYNDSSVLENHHLAVGFKLLQEENCDIFQNLTKKQRQSLRKMVIDMVLATDMSKHMNLLADLKTMVETKKVTSLGVLLLDNYSDRIQVLQNMVHCADLSNPTKPLELYRQWTDRIMVEFFTQGDRERDKGMEISPMCDKHNASIEKSQVGFIDYIVHPLWETWADLVHPDAQEILDTLEDNREWYQSMIPHSPTSTPEDKVDVVGMGAIGGGIASAGEKFQFELTLEEEGESDIDSPIDEEFTSTTQDSSRTDPEGKHPSSAPRTQTARSPGCRTMSFKMGEPPDSEDEDRELDQEGKSVSCLRLGT; from the exons ATGGCAGCTGGAGCTCCCGGTGCTGGGCTGAGCTCTGCAGTGCCGCCACATTCGGTTTGGACTGCTAGACTGCTGTTGAAGCGGGGAACTCGGGCGATCTGGAATGTGTCTGTAGCATGTGCACCGGCCAGACGGAGCTTCTGTTTTGTTAAAGCTTCATTTGGTGCTGAGATGCCAGACGTCAGTTACTTGCTCTCTGTGTCGTGGATGTATGTTCAG TTCAAAAGGATGCTGAATCGAGAACTAACCCAGCTGTCAGAAACTAGCAAGTCAGGAAACCAGGTCTCAGAGTTCATCTCCAGCACCTTCTTAG AGAAGCAACATGATATGGAGATTATGTCCCCCCCAACcaaggagaaggagaagaaaaagCGGCCCATGTCTCAGATCAGTGGAGTGAAGAAACCCACACACAGCTCCAGTGTCGCAGCTTCCAGCATCCCACGCTTTGGCATCAGCACTGACCAGGAAGATCTGCTGGCCAAG GAGTTGGAGGACTTTGACAAATGGGGTGTGGATATTTTCAAGATATCGGCGTATTCTGGCAACCGACCCCTAACGGTAGCGATGTACACAATCTTTCAG GAAAGAGACCTGTTGAAATCCTTCAAAATCCCTGTAGACACATTTATTACCTACATGATGGCATTGGAGGAGAACTACCACTCAGATGTAGCGTACCATAATAGCATCCACGCAGCTGACGTGGTCCAGTCCACCAATGTCCTGCTGTCCACCCCTGCCCTGGAG GCTGTATTCACCGACCTTGAGATCTTGGCCGCAATGTTTGCCAGTGCAATACATGACGTGGACCACCCTGGAGTGTCCAACCAGTTCCTCATCAACACAA ACTCGGAGTTGGCTCTCATGTACAACGATTCCTCTGTTCTGGAGAACCACCACCTGGCTGTTGGCTTCAAACTGCTGCAGGAAGAAAACTGTGACATTTTCCAGAACCTGACCAAGAAACAGAGGCAGTCGCTGCGCAAAATGGTCATTGACATG GTCCTAGCCACTGATATGTCAAAGCATATGAACCTGTTAGCGGATCTCAAGACCATGGTAGAGACCAAGAAGGTGACAAGTCTGGGCGTGCTGCTGTTAGATAACTACTCTGATCGCATTCAG GTTCTTCAGAACATGGTGCATTGTGCTGACCTGAGCAACCCAACAAAGCCCCTGGAGCTGTACCGCCAGTGGACGGATCGCATCATGGTGGAGTTTTTTACTCAGGGGGACCGAGAGAGAGATAAGGGTATGGAGATCAGCCCCATGTGCGACAAACACAATGCTTCCATTGAGAAATCACAG GTGGGCTTTATTGACTACATCGTGCACCCGCTATGGGAGACCTGGGCGGATCTGGTTCATCCTGATGCCCAGGAGATTCTCGACACGCTGGAGGACAACCGTGAGTGGTACCAGAGCATGATCCCCCACAGTCCCACCTCCACCCCTGAGGACAAGGTCGATGTGGTCGGGATGGGAGCGATAGGTGGAGGCATCGCCTCAGCGGGGGAGAAATTCCAGTTCGAGCTGACCTTGGAGGAAGAAGGGGAGTCTGACATCGATAGTCCCATAGACGAAGAGTTCACTTCCACCACACAGGATTCCTCCAGGACAGATCCAGAAGGCAAACATCCGTCTTCAGCTCCCCGCACACAGACCGCTCGCTCCCCCGGCTGCAGGACAATGTCTTTTAAGATGGGCGAGCCGCCAGACAGTGAAGATGAAGATAGAGAACTTGACCAAGAAGGGAAAAGCGTGTCTTGCCTGCGTCTTGGAACATAA